In Trifolium pratense cultivar HEN17-A07 linkage group LG7, ARS_RC_1.1, whole genome shotgun sequence, a genomic segment contains:
- the LOC123899436 gene encoding probable NOT transcription complex subunit VIP2 isoform X3 has protein sequence MSGLLNSSLNGSTSNLPDGAGRSFTTSFSSQSGAASPIYQHTGGIQGLHNMHGSFNIPNMPSTLTSRNSTINSMPTGAVQQPASSLSSGRFTSNNLPGALSQLSHGSSHGQSGVNSRGGLGVSPILGNAGPRITSSMGNMVAGGNIGRISSGGLSIPGLASRLNLNGNSGSVGLGMQGQNRLMSGVLPQDLIFDSGSPQVISMLGNSYPSAGGPLSQSHMQAVHHLNSMGMLNDLNSSDSSPFDPNDFPSLSSRPSSAGGPQGQLGSLRKQGLSPIVQQNQEFSIQNEDFPALPGFKGGNGDFTMDMHQKEQLHDNAMSMMQSQHFSMGRSAGFNLGGSYSSHRAQQQQQQHAPSVSNSGVSFSSVNNQDLHLHGSDIFPSSNSTYHSQTSGPPGIGLRPLNSPNTVSGTGSYDQLIQQYQQHQNQSQFRLQQMSAVNQSFRDHGMKSMQTAQSAPDPFGLLGLLSVIRMSDPDLTSLALGIDLTTLGLNLNSSENLHKTFGSPWSEEPAKGDPEFSVLQCYYAKPPPALHKGYFSKFNLETLFYIFYSMPKDEAQLYAADELYEQKWFYHKEHRMWYIRVPNVEPLVKTPTYERGSYHCFDPNTFETVRRDNFVLHYEHVEKRPSLPQH, from the exons ATGTCCGGCTTACTTAAT TCTTCTCTGAACGGATCTACTTCAAATCTTCCAGACGGTGCTGGGCGGTCTTTTACTACATCATTTTCTAGTCAGTCTGGTGCAGCCTCCCCAATTTATCAGCACACTG GTGGTATTCAAGGATTGCACAACATGCACGGGAGCTTTAACATTCCCAACATGCCCAGTACTCTTACATCAAGAAACTCAACAATAAATAGCATGCCAACTGGAGCGGTTCAACAACCTGCGTCAAGCCTTTCTAGTGGAAGATTTACATCAAATAATCTACCTGGTGCTCTGTCACAG CTATCTCATGGAAGCTCTCACGGACAATCTGGAGTCAACAGTAGAGGAG GATTGGGAGTATCCCCAATTTTGGGAAATGCAGGTCCTCGGATAACAAGTTCGATGGGAAACATGGTTGCTGGAGGTAACATTGGGAGGATAAGCTCTGGAGGATTGTCCATTCCGGGTCTTGCTTCACGTCTCAATTTAAATGGAAACAGCGGATCTGTTGGTTTAGGCATGCAAGGACAAAATCGATTGATGAGCGGTGTGCTTCCACAAG ACCTCATTTTTGATTCAGGATCTCCCCAGGTAATTTCAATGCTAGGAAATTCTTATCCCAGTGCTGGAGGTCCACTTTCACAAAGTCATATGCAAGCAGTACATCACTTGAACTCTATGGGGATGTTGAATGATTTAAATTCCAGTGACAGTTCACCCTTCGACCCTAATGACTTCCCTTCACTATCAAGTCGTCCTAGTTCTGCTGGGGGCCCTCAAGGACAGTTGG GCTCTTTACGAAAACAGGGTCTTAGTCCTATTGTACAACAAAACCAAGAGTTTAGCATTCAAAATGAAGACTTCCCAGCTTTACCAGGATTCAAAG GTGGTAATGGAGATTTTACTATGGATATGCACCAGAAAGAACAACTTCATGACAATGCTATGTCAATGATGCAATCACAGCATTTCTCA ATGGGGAGGTCAGCCGGTTTCAATTTGGGAGGATCTTATTCATCACACCGAGCTCAgcaacaacagcagcagcatGCTCCATCTGTCAGTAACAGTGGTGTCTCTTTTTCATCTGTGAACAATCAAGATCTTCATCTGCATGGGTCAGATATTTTTCCGTCTTCAAACTCTACGTATCATTCACAG ACCAGCGGACCTCCTGGGATTGGATTAAGGCCTCTAAATTCTCCAAATACTGTTTCTGGTACGGGTTCATATGACCAGCTCATCCAGCAGTATCAACAACACCAGAACCAGTCCCAATTTCGCCTTCAGCAAATGTCAGCTGTAAATCAGTCCTTTAGGGATCATGGCATGAAGTCTATGCAAACTGCACAATCTGCTCCTGATCCATTTGGTTTGCTTGGCTTGTTAAGTGTAATCAGGATGAGTGATCCTGATCTGACATCTCTTGCTCTTGGAATCGATCTTACAACACTTGGGTTGAATTTGAATTCTTCAGAAAATCTTCACAAGACTTTTGGGTCTCCTTGGTCTGAGGAACCAGCTAAAGGTGATCCAGAGTTTAGTGTGCTTCAATGTTATTATGCTAAACCACCTCCTGCCTTACAT AAAGGATATTTTTCGAAGTTTAATTTGGAAACGTTGTTTTACATATTTTACAG CATGCCCAAAGATGAAGCACAGCTATATGCCGCAGATGAACT GTACGAACAAAAGTGGTTTTATCACAAAGAGCATCGCATGTGGTACATAAGAGTTCCCAACGTGGAGCCGCTTGTCAAAACACCCACATACGAGAGAGGATCTTATCATTGTTTTGATCCAAACACTTTTGAAACAGTCCGGAGG GATAATTTTGTTCTTCATTATGAACATGTGGAAAAGAGACCATCTTTGCCACAACATTGA
- the LOC123899436 gene encoding probable NOT transcription complex subunit VIP2 isoform X4: MSGLLNSSLNGSTSNLPDGAGRSFTTSFSSQSGAASPIYQHTGGIQGLHNMHGSFNIPNMPSTLTSRNSTINSMPTGAVQQPASSLSSGRFTSNNLPGALSQLSHGSSHGQSGVNSRGGLGVSPILGNAGPRITSSMGNMVAGGNIGRISSGGLSIPGLASRLNLNGNSGSVGLGMQGQNRLMSGVLPQGSPQVISMLGNSYPSAGGPLSQSHMQAVHHLNSMGMLNDLNSSDSSPFDPNDFPSLSSRPSSAGGPQGQLGSLRKQGLSPIVQQNQEFSIQNEDFPALPGFKGGNGDFTMDMHQKEQLHDNAMSMMQSQHFSMGRSAGFNLGGSYSSHRAQQQQQQHAPSVSNSGVSFSSVNNQDLHLHGSDIFPSSNSTYHSQTSGPPGIGLRPLNSPNTVSGTGSYDQLIQQYQQHQNQSQFRLQQMSAVNQSFRDHGMKSMQTAQSAPDPFGLLGLLSVIRMSDPDLTSLALGIDLTTLGLNLNSSENLHKTFGSPWSEEPAKGDPEFSVLQCYYAKPPPALHKGYFSKFNLETLFYIFYSMPKDEAQLYAADELYEQKWFYHKEHRMWYIRVPNVEPLVKTPTYERGSYHCFDPNTFETVRRDNFVLHYEHVEKRPSLPQH; the protein is encoded by the exons ATGTCCGGCTTACTTAAT TCTTCTCTGAACGGATCTACTTCAAATCTTCCAGACGGTGCTGGGCGGTCTTTTACTACATCATTTTCTAGTCAGTCTGGTGCAGCCTCCCCAATTTATCAGCACACTG GTGGTATTCAAGGATTGCACAACATGCACGGGAGCTTTAACATTCCCAACATGCCCAGTACTCTTACATCAAGAAACTCAACAATAAATAGCATGCCAACTGGAGCGGTTCAACAACCTGCGTCAAGCCTTTCTAGTGGAAGATTTACATCAAATAATCTACCTGGTGCTCTGTCACAG CTATCTCATGGAAGCTCTCACGGACAATCTGGAGTCAACAGTAGAGGAG GATTGGGAGTATCCCCAATTTTGGGAAATGCAGGTCCTCGGATAACAAGTTCGATGGGAAACATGGTTGCTGGAGGTAACATTGGGAGGATAAGCTCTGGAGGATTGTCCATTCCGGGTCTTGCTTCACGTCTCAATTTAAATGGAAACAGCGGATCTGTTGGTTTAGGCATGCAAGGACAAAATCGATTGATGAGCGGTGTGCTTCCACAAG GATCTCCCCAGGTAATTTCAATGCTAGGAAATTCTTATCCCAGTGCTGGAGGTCCACTTTCACAAAGTCATATGCAAGCAGTACATCACTTGAACTCTATGGGGATGTTGAATGATTTAAATTCCAGTGACAGTTCACCCTTCGACCCTAATGACTTCCCTTCACTATCAAGTCGTCCTAGTTCTGCTGGGGGCCCTCAAGGACAGTTGG GCTCTTTACGAAAACAGGGTCTTAGTCCTATTGTACAACAAAACCAAGAGTTTAGCATTCAAAATGAAGACTTCCCAGCTTTACCAGGATTCAAAG GTGGTAATGGAGATTTTACTATGGATATGCACCAGAAAGAACAACTTCATGACAATGCTATGTCAATGATGCAATCACAGCATTTCTCA ATGGGGAGGTCAGCCGGTTTCAATTTGGGAGGATCTTATTCATCACACCGAGCTCAgcaacaacagcagcagcatGCTCCATCTGTCAGTAACAGTGGTGTCTCTTTTTCATCTGTGAACAATCAAGATCTTCATCTGCATGGGTCAGATATTTTTCCGTCTTCAAACTCTACGTATCATTCACAG ACCAGCGGACCTCCTGGGATTGGATTAAGGCCTCTAAATTCTCCAAATACTGTTTCTGGTACGGGTTCATATGACCAGCTCATCCAGCAGTATCAACAACACCAGAACCAGTCCCAATTTCGCCTTCAGCAAATGTCAGCTGTAAATCAGTCCTTTAGGGATCATGGCATGAAGTCTATGCAAACTGCACAATCTGCTCCTGATCCATTTGGTTTGCTTGGCTTGTTAAGTGTAATCAGGATGAGTGATCCTGATCTGACATCTCTTGCTCTTGGAATCGATCTTACAACACTTGGGTTGAATTTGAATTCTTCAGAAAATCTTCACAAGACTTTTGGGTCTCCTTGGTCTGAGGAACCAGCTAAAGGTGATCCAGAGTTTAGTGTGCTTCAATGTTATTATGCTAAACCACCTCCTGCCTTACAT AAAGGATATTTTTCGAAGTTTAATTTGGAAACGTTGTTTTACATATTTTACAG CATGCCCAAAGATGAAGCACAGCTATATGCCGCAGATGAACT GTACGAACAAAAGTGGTTTTATCACAAAGAGCATCGCATGTGGTACATAAGAGTTCCCAACGTGGAGCCGCTTGTCAAAACACCCACATACGAGAGAGGATCTTATCATTGTTTTGATCCAAACACTTTTGAAACAGTCCGGAGG GATAATTTTGTTCTTCATTATGAACATGTGGAAAAGAGACCATCTTTGCCACAACATTGA
- the LOC123899436 gene encoding probable NOT transcription complex subunit VIP2 isoform X1, translating into MSGLLNSSLNGSTSNLPDGAGRSFTTSFSSQSGAASPIYQHTGGIQGLHNMHGSFNIPNMPSTLTSRNSTINSMPTGAVQQPASSLSSGRFTSNNLPGALSQLSHGSSHGQSGVNSRGGISVVGNPGFSSSSNGVAGSIPGILPTSAAIGNRNAVPGLGVSPILGNAGPRITSSMGNMVAGGNIGRISSGGLSIPGLASRLNLNGNSGSVGLGMQGQNRLMSGVLPQDLIFDSGSPQVISMLGNSYPSAGGPLSQSHMQAVHHLNSMGMLNDLNSSDSSPFDPNDFPSLSSRPSSAGGPQGQLGSLRKQGLSPIVQQNQEFSIQNEDFPALPGFKGGNGDFTMDMHQKEQLHDNAMSMMQSQHFSMGRSAGFNLGGSYSSHRAQQQQQQHAPSVSNSGVSFSSVNNQDLHLHGSDIFPSSNSTYHSQTSGPPGIGLRPLNSPNTVSGTGSYDQLIQQYQQHQNQSQFRLQQMSAVNQSFRDHGMKSMQTAQSAPDPFGLLGLLSVIRMSDPDLTSLALGIDLTTLGLNLNSSENLHKTFGSPWSEEPAKGDPEFSVLQCYYAKPPPALHKGYFSKFNLETLFYIFYSMPKDEAQLYAADELYEQKWFYHKEHRMWYIRVPNVEPLVKTPTYERGSYHCFDPNTFETVRRDNFVLHYEHVEKRPSLPQH; encoded by the exons ATGTCCGGCTTACTTAAT TCTTCTCTGAACGGATCTACTTCAAATCTTCCAGACGGTGCTGGGCGGTCTTTTACTACATCATTTTCTAGTCAGTCTGGTGCAGCCTCCCCAATTTATCAGCACACTG GTGGTATTCAAGGATTGCACAACATGCACGGGAGCTTTAACATTCCCAACATGCCCAGTACTCTTACATCAAGAAACTCAACAATAAATAGCATGCCAACTGGAGCGGTTCAACAACCTGCGTCAAGCCTTTCTAGTGGAAGATTTACATCAAATAATCTACCTGGTGCTCTGTCACAG CTATCTCATGGAAGCTCTCACGGACAATCTGGAGTCAACAGTAGAGGAGGTATAAGTGTTGTAGGAAATCCTGGTTTTAGCAGTAGCTCAAATGGAGTTGCTGGTTCTATTCCTGGGATTCTTCCAACTTCTGCTGCAATTGGTAACCGTAATGCTGTTCCAGGATTGGGAGTATCCCCAATTTTGGGAAATGCAGGTCCTCGGATAACAAGTTCGATGGGAAACATGGTTGCTGGAGGTAACATTGGGAGGATAAGCTCTGGAGGATTGTCCATTCCGGGTCTTGCTTCACGTCTCAATTTAAATGGAAACAGCGGATCTGTTGGTTTAGGCATGCAAGGACAAAATCGATTGATGAGCGGTGTGCTTCCACAAG ACCTCATTTTTGATTCAGGATCTCCCCAGGTAATTTCAATGCTAGGAAATTCTTATCCCAGTGCTGGAGGTCCACTTTCACAAAGTCATATGCAAGCAGTACATCACTTGAACTCTATGGGGATGTTGAATGATTTAAATTCCAGTGACAGTTCACCCTTCGACCCTAATGACTTCCCTTCACTATCAAGTCGTCCTAGTTCTGCTGGGGGCCCTCAAGGACAGTTGG GCTCTTTACGAAAACAGGGTCTTAGTCCTATTGTACAACAAAACCAAGAGTTTAGCATTCAAAATGAAGACTTCCCAGCTTTACCAGGATTCAAAG GTGGTAATGGAGATTTTACTATGGATATGCACCAGAAAGAACAACTTCATGACAATGCTATGTCAATGATGCAATCACAGCATTTCTCA ATGGGGAGGTCAGCCGGTTTCAATTTGGGAGGATCTTATTCATCACACCGAGCTCAgcaacaacagcagcagcatGCTCCATCTGTCAGTAACAGTGGTGTCTCTTTTTCATCTGTGAACAATCAAGATCTTCATCTGCATGGGTCAGATATTTTTCCGTCTTCAAACTCTACGTATCATTCACAG ACCAGCGGACCTCCTGGGATTGGATTAAGGCCTCTAAATTCTCCAAATACTGTTTCTGGTACGGGTTCATATGACCAGCTCATCCAGCAGTATCAACAACACCAGAACCAGTCCCAATTTCGCCTTCAGCAAATGTCAGCTGTAAATCAGTCCTTTAGGGATCATGGCATGAAGTCTATGCAAACTGCACAATCTGCTCCTGATCCATTTGGTTTGCTTGGCTTGTTAAGTGTAATCAGGATGAGTGATCCTGATCTGACATCTCTTGCTCTTGGAATCGATCTTACAACACTTGGGTTGAATTTGAATTCTTCAGAAAATCTTCACAAGACTTTTGGGTCTCCTTGGTCTGAGGAACCAGCTAAAGGTGATCCAGAGTTTAGTGTGCTTCAATGTTATTATGCTAAACCACCTCCTGCCTTACAT AAAGGATATTTTTCGAAGTTTAATTTGGAAACGTTGTTTTACATATTTTACAG CATGCCCAAAGATGAAGCACAGCTATATGCCGCAGATGAACT GTACGAACAAAAGTGGTTTTATCACAAAGAGCATCGCATGTGGTACATAAGAGTTCCCAACGTGGAGCCGCTTGTCAAAACACCCACATACGAGAGAGGATCTTATCATTGTTTTGATCCAAACACTTTTGAAACAGTCCGGAGG GATAATTTTGTTCTTCATTATGAACATGTGGAAAAGAGACCATCTTTGCCACAACATTGA
- the LOC123899436 gene encoding probable NOT transcription complex subunit VIP2 isoform X2 — MSGLLNSSLNGSTSNLPDGAGRSFTTSFSSQSGAASPIYQHTGGIQGLHNMHGSFNIPNMPSTLTSRNSTINSMPTGAVQQPASSLSSGRFTSNNLPGALSQLSHGSSHGQSGVNSRGGISVVGNPGFSSSSNGVAGSIPGILPTSAAIGNRNAVPGLGVSPILGNAGPRITSSMGNMVAGGNIGRISSGGLSIPGLASRLNLNGNSGSVGLGMQGQNRLMSGVLPQGSPQVISMLGNSYPSAGGPLSQSHMQAVHHLNSMGMLNDLNSSDSSPFDPNDFPSLSSRPSSAGGPQGQLGSLRKQGLSPIVQQNQEFSIQNEDFPALPGFKGGNGDFTMDMHQKEQLHDNAMSMMQSQHFSMGRSAGFNLGGSYSSHRAQQQQQQHAPSVSNSGVSFSSVNNQDLHLHGSDIFPSSNSTYHSQTSGPPGIGLRPLNSPNTVSGTGSYDQLIQQYQQHQNQSQFRLQQMSAVNQSFRDHGMKSMQTAQSAPDPFGLLGLLSVIRMSDPDLTSLALGIDLTTLGLNLNSSENLHKTFGSPWSEEPAKGDPEFSVLQCYYAKPPPALHKGYFSKFNLETLFYIFYSMPKDEAQLYAADELYEQKWFYHKEHRMWYIRVPNVEPLVKTPTYERGSYHCFDPNTFETVRRDNFVLHYEHVEKRPSLPQH, encoded by the exons ATGTCCGGCTTACTTAAT TCTTCTCTGAACGGATCTACTTCAAATCTTCCAGACGGTGCTGGGCGGTCTTTTACTACATCATTTTCTAGTCAGTCTGGTGCAGCCTCCCCAATTTATCAGCACACTG GTGGTATTCAAGGATTGCACAACATGCACGGGAGCTTTAACATTCCCAACATGCCCAGTACTCTTACATCAAGAAACTCAACAATAAATAGCATGCCAACTGGAGCGGTTCAACAACCTGCGTCAAGCCTTTCTAGTGGAAGATTTACATCAAATAATCTACCTGGTGCTCTGTCACAG CTATCTCATGGAAGCTCTCACGGACAATCTGGAGTCAACAGTAGAGGAGGTATAAGTGTTGTAGGAAATCCTGGTTTTAGCAGTAGCTCAAATGGAGTTGCTGGTTCTATTCCTGGGATTCTTCCAACTTCTGCTGCAATTGGTAACCGTAATGCTGTTCCAGGATTGGGAGTATCCCCAATTTTGGGAAATGCAGGTCCTCGGATAACAAGTTCGATGGGAAACATGGTTGCTGGAGGTAACATTGGGAGGATAAGCTCTGGAGGATTGTCCATTCCGGGTCTTGCTTCACGTCTCAATTTAAATGGAAACAGCGGATCTGTTGGTTTAGGCATGCAAGGACAAAATCGATTGATGAGCGGTGTGCTTCCACAAG GATCTCCCCAGGTAATTTCAATGCTAGGAAATTCTTATCCCAGTGCTGGAGGTCCACTTTCACAAAGTCATATGCAAGCAGTACATCACTTGAACTCTATGGGGATGTTGAATGATTTAAATTCCAGTGACAGTTCACCCTTCGACCCTAATGACTTCCCTTCACTATCAAGTCGTCCTAGTTCTGCTGGGGGCCCTCAAGGACAGTTGG GCTCTTTACGAAAACAGGGTCTTAGTCCTATTGTACAACAAAACCAAGAGTTTAGCATTCAAAATGAAGACTTCCCAGCTTTACCAGGATTCAAAG GTGGTAATGGAGATTTTACTATGGATATGCACCAGAAAGAACAACTTCATGACAATGCTATGTCAATGATGCAATCACAGCATTTCTCA ATGGGGAGGTCAGCCGGTTTCAATTTGGGAGGATCTTATTCATCACACCGAGCTCAgcaacaacagcagcagcatGCTCCATCTGTCAGTAACAGTGGTGTCTCTTTTTCATCTGTGAACAATCAAGATCTTCATCTGCATGGGTCAGATATTTTTCCGTCTTCAAACTCTACGTATCATTCACAG ACCAGCGGACCTCCTGGGATTGGATTAAGGCCTCTAAATTCTCCAAATACTGTTTCTGGTACGGGTTCATATGACCAGCTCATCCAGCAGTATCAACAACACCAGAACCAGTCCCAATTTCGCCTTCAGCAAATGTCAGCTGTAAATCAGTCCTTTAGGGATCATGGCATGAAGTCTATGCAAACTGCACAATCTGCTCCTGATCCATTTGGTTTGCTTGGCTTGTTAAGTGTAATCAGGATGAGTGATCCTGATCTGACATCTCTTGCTCTTGGAATCGATCTTACAACACTTGGGTTGAATTTGAATTCTTCAGAAAATCTTCACAAGACTTTTGGGTCTCCTTGGTCTGAGGAACCAGCTAAAGGTGATCCAGAGTTTAGTGTGCTTCAATGTTATTATGCTAAACCACCTCCTGCCTTACAT AAAGGATATTTTTCGAAGTTTAATTTGGAAACGTTGTTTTACATATTTTACAG CATGCCCAAAGATGAAGCACAGCTATATGCCGCAGATGAACT GTACGAACAAAAGTGGTTTTATCACAAAGAGCATCGCATGTGGTACATAAGAGTTCCCAACGTGGAGCCGCTTGTCAAAACACCCACATACGAGAGAGGATCTTATCATTGTTTTGATCCAAACACTTTTGAAACAGTCCGGAGG GATAATTTTGTTCTTCATTATGAACATGTGGAAAAGAGACCATCTTTGCCACAACATTGA
- the LOC123899436 gene encoding probable NOT transcription complex subunit VIP2 isoform X5, producing the protein MHGSFNIPNMPSTLTSRNSTINSMPTGAVQQPASSLSSGRFTSNNLPGALSQLSHGSSHGQSGVNSRGGISVVGNPGFSSSSNGVAGSIPGILPTSAAIGNRNAVPGLGVSPILGNAGPRITSSMGNMVAGGNIGRISSGGLSIPGLASRLNLNGNSGSVGLGMQGQNRLMSGVLPQDLIFDSGSPQVISMLGNSYPSAGGPLSQSHMQAVHHLNSMGMLNDLNSSDSSPFDPNDFPSLSSRPSSAGGPQGQLGSLRKQGLSPIVQQNQEFSIQNEDFPALPGFKGGNGDFTMDMHQKEQLHDNAMSMMQSQHFSMGRSAGFNLGGSYSSHRAQQQQQQHAPSVSNSGVSFSSVNNQDLHLHGSDIFPSSNSTYHSQTSGPPGIGLRPLNSPNTVSGTGSYDQLIQQYQQHQNQSQFRLQQMSAVNQSFRDHGMKSMQTAQSAPDPFGLLGLLSVIRMSDPDLTSLALGIDLTTLGLNLNSSENLHKTFGSPWSEEPAKGDPEFSVLQCYYAKPPPALHKGYFSKFNLETLFYIFYSMPKDEAQLYAADELYEQKWFYHKEHRMWYIRVPNVEPLVKTPTYERGSYHCFDPNTFETVRRDNFVLHYEHVEKRPSLPQH; encoded by the exons ATGCACGGGAGCTTTAACATTCCCAACATGCCCAGTACTCTTACATCAAGAAACTCAACAATAAATAGCATGCCAACTGGAGCGGTTCAACAACCTGCGTCAAGCCTTTCTAGTGGAAGATTTACATCAAATAATCTACCTGGTGCTCTGTCACAG CTATCTCATGGAAGCTCTCACGGACAATCTGGAGTCAACAGTAGAGGAGGTATAAGTGTTGTAGGAAATCCTGGTTTTAGCAGTAGCTCAAATGGAGTTGCTGGTTCTATTCCTGGGATTCTTCCAACTTCTGCTGCAATTGGTAACCGTAATGCTGTTCCAGGATTGGGAGTATCCCCAATTTTGGGAAATGCAGGTCCTCGGATAACAAGTTCGATGGGAAACATGGTTGCTGGAGGTAACATTGGGAGGATAAGCTCTGGAGGATTGTCCATTCCGGGTCTTGCTTCACGTCTCAATTTAAATGGAAACAGCGGATCTGTTGGTTTAGGCATGCAAGGACAAAATCGATTGATGAGCGGTGTGCTTCCACAAG ACCTCATTTTTGATTCAGGATCTCCCCAGGTAATTTCAATGCTAGGAAATTCTTATCCCAGTGCTGGAGGTCCACTTTCACAAAGTCATATGCAAGCAGTACATCACTTGAACTCTATGGGGATGTTGAATGATTTAAATTCCAGTGACAGTTCACCCTTCGACCCTAATGACTTCCCTTCACTATCAAGTCGTCCTAGTTCTGCTGGGGGCCCTCAAGGACAGTTGG GCTCTTTACGAAAACAGGGTCTTAGTCCTATTGTACAACAAAACCAAGAGTTTAGCATTCAAAATGAAGACTTCCCAGCTTTACCAGGATTCAAAG GTGGTAATGGAGATTTTACTATGGATATGCACCAGAAAGAACAACTTCATGACAATGCTATGTCAATGATGCAATCACAGCATTTCTCA ATGGGGAGGTCAGCCGGTTTCAATTTGGGAGGATCTTATTCATCACACCGAGCTCAgcaacaacagcagcagcatGCTCCATCTGTCAGTAACAGTGGTGTCTCTTTTTCATCTGTGAACAATCAAGATCTTCATCTGCATGGGTCAGATATTTTTCCGTCTTCAAACTCTACGTATCATTCACAG ACCAGCGGACCTCCTGGGATTGGATTAAGGCCTCTAAATTCTCCAAATACTGTTTCTGGTACGGGTTCATATGACCAGCTCATCCAGCAGTATCAACAACACCAGAACCAGTCCCAATTTCGCCTTCAGCAAATGTCAGCTGTAAATCAGTCCTTTAGGGATCATGGCATGAAGTCTATGCAAACTGCACAATCTGCTCCTGATCCATTTGGTTTGCTTGGCTTGTTAAGTGTAATCAGGATGAGTGATCCTGATCTGACATCTCTTGCTCTTGGAATCGATCTTACAACACTTGGGTTGAATTTGAATTCTTCAGAAAATCTTCACAAGACTTTTGGGTCTCCTTGGTCTGAGGAACCAGCTAAAGGTGATCCAGAGTTTAGTGTGCTTCAATGTTATTATGCTAAACCACCTCCTGCCTTACAT AAAGGATATTTTTCGAAGTTTAATTTGGAAACGTTGTTTTACATATTTTACAG CATGCCCAAAGATGAAGCACAGCTATATGCCGCAGATGAACT GTACGAACAAAAGTGGTTTTATCACAAAGAGCATCGCATGTGGTACATAAGAGTTCCCAACGTGGAGCCGCTTGTCAAAACACCCACATACGAGAGAGGATCTTATCATTGTTTTGATCCAAACACTTTTGAAACAGTCCGGAGG GATAATTTTGTTCTTCATTATGAACATGTGGAAAAGAGACCATCTTTGCCACAACATTGA